The Nocardiopsis composta genome includes the window GGCCAGGCCGGGGGTGAACACCGCCTCCCCGGCGTGCACGCTGCGCACCGCCTCCAGCAGCTCCTCGCGGCCGGCCGACTTCACCAGGTAGCCGGTGGCCCCGGCCTTCACCGCGTCCAGCACGTCGCGGTGCTCGCCGCTGGCCGACAGGATCAGCACCCGCGGGGCCGCCTCGCCCTCCAGCAGCCGGCGGGTCACCTCCACCCCGGTGGTGTCCGGCAGCTGCAGGTCGAGCAGGACCACCGTGGGGCGGGCGGCCGGGGCGACGCGCACCGCCTTGGCGCCGTCGCCGGCGGTCGCCACCACCTCGAACCCGGCCTCCGCCAGGTCGCGGGCGACCGCGTCGCGCCACATGGGGTGGTCGTCGACGACCATGACGCGGATCGCCGCGCCCCCGTCCGCGTCCCGCGCGCCGCCCGTCCCGCCGATACCGTCCGTGTGCTCCATGGACGGCACCCTACTGCGGCCGGGCGGCGGCGGTCAGGCCTCAGTCGTCCCGGTTCCCGCGGCCGTTCCCCTGGCCGCCCCCGCCGCCGCGGGCGAACGGCGTCACGATCAGCTCGACCTCGTCGCCCTTGCGCACCTTGCCCTTGGGCTTGTAGTCGGTGACCCGGTCCCCGCCGAGGATGACGGTGACCTTCACCTTCAGGCCGAGGTCCTTGAGCTCCTTCTCGGCCTCCTCGACGGTCTTGCCGGTCACGTCGGGGACGTCGAACTCCTCCTTGCCGTCGGAGACGGTGATGGTCACCGTGTCGCCCGGCCCGACCTGGGCGCCCTCCTCGGGGTCCTGGGAGATGACGGTGTTCTTCTCGACGTCGTCGCTGAACTCCCGGACGACCTCGACGGTGATCCCGGCGCTCTCCAGCTGCTCGCGGGCGTCGCCGGCCTTCTCCCCGGTCACGTCGGGGACCGGGATGCCCGCGCTGACGGTGAGCGTCACGGTGCCCTCCCGGTCGGCCTCCTCGCCCGGCTCGGGGTCGCAGGAGAGCACGGTGCCCGGCTCGGCCTCCCGGGAGTCGGTCTCCTCCACCTCGACGTTGCTGAAGCCCTCGTCCTCCAGGGCCTTGCGCGCGTTCTCCACCGGCTCGCCCACCACCTCGGGCAGCTCGACGCTGCGCGGGCCCTTGGAGAGCGCGACGGTGACGGTCCCGCCGGGCAGGATGCTCTCCCCGACGTCCGGGGAGACCTCGGCGACCTCGCCGATGGCGGCCTCGTCGCTGTAGACCTCCTTCTCCGACACGCGCAGCCCCAGGTCCTCCTCGGCCAGCAGCCGGGCCGCCTCGTCGCGCTCGGCGCCGACCAGCTCGGGCACCTCCGCGTAGCGGCCGAAGAACACCCACCAGCCGGTGCACAGCAGCACCACCGCCAGCACTCCCGCGCCGACGGCGAGCATCAGCCGGTTTCGCCACCACGGCTCGCCCGCCTCGGGGTAGCCGTCCTCGGCGTCGTCCTCCGGGTCGAGCACCGGCGGCAGGTCGACCACCACGGTGCGGTTCTCCGCGGCCGGCTCGGGCCGCTGCACCGCCGGGTCGGTCGGGGCCGCGGCGAAGGCCGGCGAGGCGTTCGGACCGGAGTCCGGTGCGCCCCCGCTGACCTGCAGCACCGCGGAGAGGAACTGGTTGGCGTCCCCGGGTCTGTACCGCGGGTCGCGCTCGGTGGCCCGGGTGACCAGCCGGTCCACCTCGGGCGGGATGCCCGGCACCACCCGGGAGGGGCGCGGTACGTCCTCGTTGACGTGCTGGTAGGCGACGGCGATGGTGCTGTCGCCGGTGTGCGGCTGGGAGCCGGTCAGCAGCTCGTAGAACATCACGCCGGCCGCGTAGACGTCGCTGCGCGCGTCGGAGACGCCCCGCTCGATCTGCTCCGGCGCGAGGTAGGCGGCGGTGCCCATCAGGGTGCCGGTCTTGGTCAGCCCCTGACCGGAGGACTCCACCGCCCGGGCCAGCCCGAAGTCGGCGACCTTCACCCCGCCGTCGTCGGTGAGCAGCACGTTCTCCGGCTTGACGTCGCGGTGCACCAGTCCGGCCTGGTGCGCGGCGCCCAGCGCGCCCAGCACCGCGGCCATCACCTGCAGCGCCTCGCGCACCCCGAGCCGCCCCATGGCGTTGAGCATGTCGCGCAGGGTGCGCCCCGGGACGTACTCCATGGCCAGGAAGACGTGCCCCTGGTCCTGGCCCTGGTCGAAGACCTGGACCACGTTGGGGTGGGAGAGCCGGGCCGCGGAGTGCGCCTCGTTGATGAAGCGGCGCACGAAGTCCGGGTCGGTGGCCAGCGACGGATGCATCACCTTCAGCGCCACGGGCCGGTCCAGCCGGAGGTCGTGGGCGAGGTAGACGGTGGCCATGCCGCCGCTGGCGACGCGCGACTCGACGGAGTAGCGACGGTCGAGCGTCGCACCTATCAGCGGGTCGGCAGTCGTGAAGTCCACGGGAGGGGAGTCTACGGGTGTTCGGCGGGAGGGGAGGACGCGTGGGCGTGCCGGCGCACCGGGATCCGCCCGGCCAGCCGCGCCGCGCGCCCGGCCCGCACCGCGTCCCGCATCGCCCCCGCCATCAGCACCGGATCCTGGGCCCGGGTGACCGCGGTGGCCAGCAGGACCGCGTCGCAGCCCAGCTCCATGGCCTGCGCCGCCTCGCTGGCGGTGCCGATCCCGGCGTCGATGACCACCGGCACCGACGCCTGCTCGACGATCAGCTCGATGTTGTGCGGGTTGCGGATGCCCAGCCCGGAGCCGATCGGCGCGGCCAGCGGCATCACCGCGGCGCAGCCCAGCTGCTCCAGCCGGCGCGCCAGCACCGGGTCGTCGTTGGTGTAGGGCAGCACGATGAAGCCCTCGTCGACCAGGCGCTCGGCGGCGTCCAGCAGCTCCACCGGGTCCGGCAGCAGGGTGCGCTCGTCGGCCACCACCTCCAGCTTGACCCAGTCGGTCTCCAGCGCCTCCCGGCCCAGCCGGGCGGTGCGCACCGCCTCCACCGCGGTGAAGCACCCGGCGGTGTTGGGCAGCGGAGCGATCCCGTTCCGCTGCAGGATCTCCCAGACCGACCCCTGGGTCCCGGGGGCGACCCTGCGCATGGCGACGGTGGTCAGCTCGGTCCCGGAGGCGATCAGCGCCTCCTCCAGCACGCTCATCGACGGCGCGCCGCCGGTGCCGGTGATCAGCCGGGAGCCGAACGGGCGCCCGGCGATGACCAGCGGGTCGGCGGCCCGCTGCGTGTCCCGTGCGCCCTGCGCGGTTCCGGCTCCGGCGGTCTCGGCGGTCTCGGCGGACATCGGATCAGCCTCCCTGGACGGCGGTGAGCACGTCCACCCGGTCGTTCTCGGCGACCGGGGTGTCGTCCCAGCCGCCCTTGGGCACCACTTCGTCGTTGACCGCGGCGGCGACTCCGCTGCGCGCCCCGGTGAGCGAGCGAACCACGTCGCCCACGGTGCTGCCGGGGGCGACGGAGCGCCGCTCGCCGTTGACGATCACATCCACTGCGTTCTCCTCTCAGTGCCGGCCGCGGCCGGCGGCCGGCTCGAACCGGGCGGCCGCGAACCTGCGGGCGAAGTCCGGCAGCGCCCCGCCGGCCAGCACCTCGGCCATCGCGTCGGCGGTGCCGGGGGTGAGCAGCACCCCGTGCCGGAAGTGCCCGGTGGCCAGGTGCAGCCCGGCCGGGCCCAGCGGCCCCAGGAGCGGCTCGTTGTCCGGCGACCCGGGGCGCAGCCCGACGCAGGCCTCGGCGATCTCCAGCTCGCCGACGCCCGGCACCAGCTCGTGTGCGTCGCGCAGGATCCGGTAGACGCCGCCGGCGGTGAGCCGGGTGTCGGCCCCCATCTCCTCCTGGGTGGCGCCCAGCACGACCTCGCCGTCGGCGCGCGGGATCAGGTAGACGGGGGTCCCCTTGACCAGGCCGCGCACGGTGCGGGAGACGATCGGCTCCTCGCCCGCGGGGGTGCGCAGCCGGAGCAGCTGGCCCTTGACCGGGCGCACCGGCGGGAGCAGGCCCTCGGGGAGGCCGCCGATGGAGGGGGTCCACACCCCGGCGGCCAGCACCGCCTGCTCGGCGCGGACCAGCGCGCCGCCGGCGGTGCGCACGCCGCGCACCCGTCCGCCCTCGCAGACCACCTCGGCCGCGCGGTCGGCGATGAACGCCGCCCCGCGCGCCGCCGCGGCCAGCCGCAGGGCGCGGGCCAGCCGGCGCGGGTCGACCGAGTGGTCGTCGGGGGCGTGCACGCCGCCGCGCACCCCGGGGGCGAGCATCGGCTCCAGCCGCCGGCACTCCCGGGAGGTGATCCGCTCGGCCTTCAGACCCAGCCGGGACCGGAGCTCGCCGAGCTCGGTCAGCCGGGACAGGTCGTCGGTGTCGAAGGCGATCTGCAGGGTGCCGCGCTCCCGGTACCCGACCTCCTCGCCGGAGTCGGCCTGCACGTCGCGGACGAAACCGGGGTAGCGGTCCCGGGAGTCGACGCCGAAGCGCATCAGCTCCTCTTCGCCGAACATCGCCTCGGTGGCCGGGGTGAGCATGCCCGCGGCGACGCCGGAGGCCGCGGCCGGATCGCCGGCCGGGGCGAGGACGGCGACCCGCAGGCCGCGCCGGGCGGCGCGCCAGGCGGTGGCCAGGCCGATCAGCCCGCCGCCGGCGATCACCGCGTCGTAGGCGCCGTCGTGGATGGGGGGTTCTGCTGCACGCATGGCGGAGATGCCACTCCCTTCGCCGGCATGACCCGGATCAGGTTCGTGCGGTCGGGGGCTGCCAGCCCCCCTCTCAGCCGGGTCCCACCCGGCTCCCGCGGGAACGTTCGCTTCGCGGACCCGGCCCGGCGGTCGGGTCCGCTCCCCATCCTATCGATGGCCGCACGCGGGACGGGGGAGAGGTCGGACCACCGGGCGACCGCTCCGCAGTGCGGGCCGCACCGCCCCGGCGTAGGGGCGGGACGGACCCCTGCGCGGGGCGGCCCTCTCCGGCCCGCTCGCGGGGCCGCGCCCGGGCCCGGGCGCCCGGAGGAGGGACCTCCGGCGCGGAGCGGGCACAGGTCCCGGGCAGGAGGAGCGGAGGGGGAGCCGGGCCCCGGCGTGCAGGGCGGCGGACCGGCGGAGCGGCGGCGCGCAGCGCCTCCGAGCAGGGGCCGAATATGGCACATTGGGGGTGTGAACGAGAACGACAACCGCATCGACGCCCTGGTCGGCGACTGGATGACCGTCAAGGACGCCGCGGCCGCCCTCAACGTCTCCCCGAACAGGATCAAGCAGTTCATCCGGGACCACCGCCTCGTCGGCGTGAAGCGCGGCGGCGAGCTGCGGATCCCGGCGGCCTTCATCTCCGGCGGCGACGTCCTCAAGGGCCTGCCGGGCACCCTCACCGTGCTGGCCGACTGCGGCTTCGCCGAAGAAGAGGCGCTGGACTGGCTGTTCACCCCGGACGAGACGCTGCCCGGGGCGCCGATCGACGCGCTGGCGCAGAACCGGGGCACCGAGGTGCGCCGCCGGGCGCAGGCGCTGGCCCTCTGACACCGGTCCCGCCGCGGTCCGGCCGCGGCCTCCCCGGGCCGGGGCGGACGCGCTCCGCCCCGGCTCCGGGCCTCACCCGCGCCGCCGCTCCGCCCAGAGCAGCAGCAGCAGCGCCGGCGCGAGCAGCGCGGCGCCCAGGTAGCCCAGCTGGGCCGGCTCCAGCCAGGCCAGCGCCGCGCCGCCGGTGATCCCGCCCAGCGACATCCCGCCGTACAGTGCGGAGCTGTTCAGGCCGATCAGCACCGGTGCCGCGGGCGGGTCGACCGCGATCGCCCGCTGCTGCTGCGGCACGGCCACCAGCCAGCCGAACCCGCCGTAGAGCAGCATCCAGGCGAACGCGCCGGGCAGCGTCGCGGCGGCCGGCTCGACCAGCAGGAAGAGCGCGATCAGCACCGGCAGCGCGACCAGCATCACGGTGCGCGGCCCGCGGGCGTCGGAGGCCCGCCCGGCGGCCAGGTTGCCGGCCACCGAGGCCAGCCCCCACACCCACAGCAGCGCCGCGCCGACCGCCCCGCCCCCGGTGACCGGGGCGAACACCGGGGCGATGTAGGCGAACACGGTGAAGCTCCCCCAGAAGACGAGCAGGGTCTGCGCGGTGACCGCCAGCAGCCGGGGGCGGCCCAGCGCGCGCATCCGCTCGGCGAGGCCGGCGGAGGGGAGCCGGACCCCGCCGGGCAGCAGCGCCATCCCGGCCAGTGCGACCAGTGCGGTGAGCGCCACCATCCACAGCGCCGCGCGCCAGCCCAGCGCGGTGCCGAGCCAGGTGCCCAGCGGCACCCCCAGGGCGGTGGCCGCGGTCATCCCGCCGACCACCACCGCCATCGCCCGCCCCTGGAACCGCGGCGGGCTGAGCACGGACGCCATCACCGCGGCGTTGGGCGTGTAGACCGCGGCCCCCGCCGCGGCCACGGCGCGCGAGGCGATCAGCACCCCGAAGGAGGGGGCGAGGGCGCCGGCGGCGCTGCCGGCGGTGAACAGCACCAGCCCGCCGACGAGCACCGCGCGGCGGTCCATCCGCCCGGTGAGCGCGCCCAGCACCGGGGCGAGTACGGCGTAGGCGAGCGCGTAGGCGGTCACCGCCTGCCCGGCGGCGCCGGTGCCGACACCGAGGCCCTCGGCGATCTCCGGCAGCACGCCGGAGGTGACGAAGGTCGCGGTGCCCATCGCGAACGCGCCGGCGGCCAGCGGCAGGATGCGCATGACGGAGTAGTCCTGCGGGGGCTCCGGCGGAGTGGCGGCGCCGGAGGAGGAAGCGGGCGAGGAGGTGGCCATGCCGGACTCCGTAATCGTTGGATGGGTGTCAAACGATTCGAAGGCTGGCATGATGGTTTGAAGATTGTCAAACTATTCTGCGGGGGCGACCGTGGAGCCCATGTCCCGACTTCCCCAACCGGACCGCGCCGAGCTGCGGCTCTCCGCCGTCCTGGACGCCCTGTCCGATCCCGTGCGGCTGCGCCTGCTCGCCGACCTCACCGCCGGCGGCATCGAGGTCGACACCGAGCGCAGCTGCGCGGCCGAGGCGTGGAGCGTCACGGTGCACAAGTCCACGCTTTCGCACCATTTCAAGGTGTTGCGGGAGGCCGGGGTGATCAGCACCCGGGCCGTGGGGCGGAACCGGTGGATCCGGCTGCGCCGCGAGGACCTGGAGGCGCGCTTCCCCGGTCTGCTCGGCGCGGTGCTGGCCGCGCTGCCCGAGGAACTGGAGCGGGCCGGGGCGCCCCGGCCGGAGGGGGGCGGCGGGCAGGCCGCTAATCTGGCCCGATGAGCCAGCCGCAGAGCCTGCGCGAGCGCCTGGAGGGCGCCCGCCTCTACCTGTGCACCGACGCCCGGAGCGAGCGGGGCGACCTCGAGGAGTTCCTGGACGCCGCCCTCGCCGGCGGCGTGGACATCGTCCAGCTCCGGGACAAGGGCCTGGAGGCCCGCCAGGAGCTGGAGGCGCTGGAGGTGATGCGCGCGGTGTGCGAGCGGCACGGCGCGCTGCTGTCGGTCAACGACCGCGCCGACGTCGCCTTCGCCGCCCGCGCCGACGTGCTGCACCTGGGCCAGAACGACCTCCCGGTGCGCTACGCCCGGGAGATCATCGGCGAGGAGCCGCTGATCGGCCGCTCCAACAACACCGCCGAGGCGGCCGCCGCGTCCGCAGCGGAGAAGGGCGTCGACTACTTCTGCACCGGCCCCACCTGGGCCACCCCGACCAAGCCGGGCCGCCCCGCGGCCGGCCTGGAACTGGTCCGCCGCGCCGCCGAGCTCGCCGGCGACCGCCCCTGGTTCGCGATCGGCGGCATCGACCTCGCCAACCTCGACGAGGTCCTCGCCGCGGGCGCCCGCCGCGTGGTGGTGGTCCGCGCCATCACCCAGGCCGACGACCCCCGGGCCGCGGCCGCCGAGTTCTCCCGCCGCCTCGCCGAGGCGTCCCGCTCCTAGCGTCCTGAGCCGCTGTTCCGACGCGGGTCCCGGGAGCGGAGCCTCCCCCCCCCCCCCGGGGGAGCGGCATCCCCCGGGGGTGCCGCCGCGGGCCGGCGGGGAAGCGCGGGCCGGCGCCTCAAAGACCGCTGGACGCGGCCGGCCGCCCGCCGTCCCGGCCGCAAGGGGCGGGCGGGGGAGCGGGGAAGTCCATGGCGGCCGCGCCGTGCGGGCCGGCCCCGGGCCGGGCGGTGCGCACGGCGCGGCCGCCCGCGGGGGCGGGCGCGAGACTCCCCGGTGAGGTCGCCGCAGGGGTCTCCGCCCCGCCGGCCGGGGCGGTGGGCCGCTCGCGGCTCGGGACGACCCGTGCACACCTCTTCCTAACACTGTTAGGTAACGATCGCGGCCACCGTCTTCACCGCCGCGGGCGCGTCTCCTAGTTTCAGTGGCACCCATCACACCGGCGCAGGCCGGGCGGCGACGAGGGGGACATGCGCATGCGCAGCACCATGCAGGACGTACCGCTGTCGATCGGAGACCTGGTCCGCTACGGGACCACCGTGCACGGCGACGCCCAGGTCGTCACCTGGACCGGGGGCGAACCCCGGCGGGCGACCTTCCGGGAGGTCGGGCGGAGGGCGGCGCGGCTCGCGCACGCCCTGCGCGAGCTGGGGGTCACCGGCGACCAGCGGGTGGCCACCTTCCAGTGGAACAACCAGGAGCACCTGGAGGCCTACTTCGCGGTGCCCGCGATGCGCGCGGTGCTGCACACGCTCAACATCCGGCTCCATCCCGCGCAGATCGCCTACATCGCGAACCACGCCGAGGACCACGTGGTCATCGTCGACGCCAGCCTGCTGCCGCTGTTCGAGCCGCTGCTGCCCCGGCTGACCACGGTCCGGCACGTGATCGTGGCCGGCGGCGACCCCGGCGGGCTGGCCGCCGAGGGCGTCCGGGTGCACCGCTACGAGGAGCTCATCGCCGACCGGCCGGACACCTTCGACTGGCCCTCCGGCGACGAGCGGGACGCCGCGGCCATGTGCTACACCTCCGGCACCACCGGCGACCCCAAGGGCGTCGCCTACAGCCACCGCTCCATCTGGCTGCACTCCATGCAGGTCTGCATGACCGACGGCAAAGGGCTGCGCCAGTCCGACAGCGCGCTGGCCGTGGTGCCCATGTTCCACGCCATGTCCTGGGGGCTGCCCTACGCCGCGCTGATGGTCGGTGCCTCGCTGCTGCTCACCGACCGCTTCCTGCAGCCCGCCGCGCTCGCCGACATGGTCCAGGCCGAGCGGCCGACGCTCGCCGCCGCGGTGCCCACCATCTGGCAGGGCCTGCTGCAGGAGCTGGAGGCCCGGCCGCGCGACATGTCCTCGCTGCGCAACGTGGTCGTCGGCGGCTCCGCCTGCCCGCCCGCGCTGATGCAGCGCTTCGAGGAGCTGTGCGGGGTGGCGGTGGTGCACGCCTGGGGCATGACCGAGACCTCGCCGCTGGGCAGCGTGGCCAACCCGCCGGCCGGCTCGGAGGGCGAGGAGCGCTGGTCCTACCGGCTCTCCCAGGGCCGGCTGCCCGCCTCGGTGCAGGCCCGGCTGGTCGGCGACGGCGGCGCCGAGGTGCCGCACGACGGGAAGAGCGTCGGCGAGCTCCTGGTGCGCGGCCCGTGGATCACCGGCTCCTACCACCGGGACCCGGCGCCGGACAAGTTCGAGGACGGCTGGCTGCGCACCGGCGATGTCGGCTCGCTGAGCCCGGACGGGTTCCTCCGCCTCACCGACCGGGCCAAGGACGTGATCAAGTCCGGCGGGGAGTGGATCTCCTCGGTGGAACTGGAGAACCAGGTCATGGGGCACCCGGCGGTCGCCGAGGCCGCGGTCGTCGCGGTGCCCGACCCGCGCTGGGACGAGCGGCCGCTGGCGGCGGTCGTGCTCGCCGAGGGCGCCTCGGCCGACGCCGCCGAGCTCCGCGCCTTCCTGGCCGACCGGGTGGCCCGCTGGCAGCTGCCCGAGCGGTGGGCCTTCATCGACGAGGTGCCCAAGACCAGCGTCGGCAAGTACGACAAGAAGGCCCTGCGCGCCCGGTACGCGGAGGGGGAGCTGAAGGTCGTCGAGGCCCGGGACTGAGCCGGCCGCCGCACCGGGCGGGGCGGGCGCACGGTCCCGCGGGTTCTCCCGGCTAGGTGTCCACGTGCGACAGGGCGCTGGGGTGGCGGCGCAGGAAGCCCTCGATGGTCTGCGCGGGGTGGCCGGTGATGTCGGGGACGGCGGGGGAGACGGTGTCCAGCTCGCCGGCGGCGATCGCCGCGTAGGAGCTGGCCCACCCCTCGATCTCCCACTCCTCGGCGCCCGATGCGCGGCGCGAGGCCAGCGCCTCCTCCCAGGTCTCCGGGACGTAGCGGACGGTCTTGCCGGTGAGCACGGACAGGCGCCGCACGGTCTCGCCCAGGGTGACGGCTTCGGGGCCGGTCAGGTCGTAGGTGCGGCCATCGTGCACGCCGGGGGAGAGC containing:
- a CDS encoding Rv2175c family DNA-binding protein, translated to MNENDNRIDALVGDWMTVKDAAAALNVSPNRIKQFIRDHRLVGVKRGGELRIPAAFISGGDVLKGLPGTLTVLADCGFAEEEALDWLFTPDETLPGAPIDALAQNRGTEVRRRAQALAL
- a CDS encoding long-chain fatty acid--CoA ligase; translated protein: MRSTMQDVPLSIGDLVRYGTTVHGDAQVVTWTGGEPRRATFREVGRRAARLAHALRELGVTGDQRVATFQWNNQEHLEAYFAVPAMRAVLHTLNIRLHPAQIAYIANHAEDHVVIVDASLLPLFEPLLPRLTTVRHVIVAGGDPGGLAAEGVRVHRYEELIADRPDTFDWPSGDERDAAAMCYTSGTTGDPKGVAYSHRSIWLHSMQVCMTDGKGLRQSDSALAVVPMFHAMSWGLPYAALMVGASLLLTDRFLQPAALADMVQAERPTLAAAVPTIWQGLLQELEARPRDMSSLRNVVVGGSACPPALMQRFEELCGVAVVHAWGMTETSPLGSVANPPAGSEGEERWSYRLSQGRLPASVQARLVGDGGAEVPHDGKSVGELLVRGPWITGSYHRDPAPDKFEDGWLRTGDVGSLSPDGFLRLTDRAKDVIKSGGEWISSVELENQVMGHPAVAEAAVVAVPDPRWDERPLAAVVLAEGASADAAELRAFLADRVARWQLPERWAFIDEVPKTSVGKYDKKALRARYAEGELKVVEARD
- a CDS encoding thiazole synthase, whose translation is MSAETAETAGAGTAQGARDTQRAADPLVIAGRPFGSRLITGTGGAPSMSVLEEALIASGTELTTVAMRRVAPGTQGSVWEILQRNGIAPLPNTAGCFTAVEAVRTARLGREALETDWVKLEVVADERTLLPDPVELLDAAERLVDEGFIVLPYTNDDPVLARRLEQLGCAAVMPLAAPIGSGLGIRNPHNIELIVEQASVPVVIDAGIGTASEAAQAMELGCDAVLLATAVTRAQDPVLMAGAMRDAVRAGRAARLAGRIPVRRHAHASSPPAEHP
- the thiO gene encoding glycine oxidase ThiO; this encodes MRAAEPPIHDGAYDAVIAGGGLIGLATAWRAARRGLRVAVLAPAGDPAAASGVAAGMLTPATEAMFGEEELMRFGVDSRDRYPGFVRDVQADSGEEVGYRERGTLQIAFDTDDLSRLTELGELRSRLGLKAERITSRECRRLEPMLAPGVRGGVHAPDDHSVDPRRLARALRLAAAARGAAFIADRAAEVVCEGGRVRGVRTAGGALVRAEQAVLAAGVWTPSIGGLPEGLLPPVRPVKGQLLRLRTPAGEEPIVSRTVRGLVKGTPVYLIPRADGEVVLGATQEEMGADTRLTAGGVYRILRDAHELVPGVGELEIAEACVGLRPGSPDNEPLLGPLGPAGLHLATGHFRHGVLLTPGTADAMAEVLAGGALPDFARRFAAARFEPAAGRGRH
- the thiE gene encoding thiamine phosphate synthase, whose translation is MSQPQSLRERLEGARLYLCTDARSERGDLEEFLDAALAGGVDIVQLRDKGLEARQELEALEVMRAVCERHGALLSVNDRADVAFAARADVLHLGQNDLPVRYAREIIGEEPLIGRSNNTAEAAAASAAEKGVDYFCTGPTWATPTKPGRPAAGLELVRRAAELAGDRPWFAIGGIDLANLDEVLAAGARRVVVVRAITQADDPRAAAAEFSRRLAEASRS
- a CDS encoding response regulator; amino-acid sequence: MVVDDHPMWRDAVARDLAEAGFEVVATAGDGAKAVRVAPAARPTVVLLDLQLPDTTGVEVTRRLLEGEAAPRVLILSASGEHRDVLDAVKAGATGYLVKSAGREELLEAVRSVHAGEAVFTPGLAGLVLGEYRRLAASPAPTAAEPAAPELTPRETEVLRLVAKGLEYKRIASRLGIAHRTVQNHVQNTLAKLHLHNRAQLVRYAIERKLDE
- the thiS gene encoding sulfur carrier protein ThiS, with the protein product MDVIVNGERRSVAPGSTVGDVVRSLTGARSGVAAAVNDEVVPKGGWDDTPVAENDRVDVLTAVQGG
- a CDS encoding ArsR/SmtB family transcription factor, which encodes MSRLPQPDRAELRLSAVLDALSDPVRLRLLADLTAGGIEVDTERSCAAEAWSVTVHKSTLSHHFKVLREAGVISTRAVGRNRWIRLRREDLEARFPGLLGAVLAALPEELERAGAPRPEGGGGQAANLAR
- a CDS encoding MFS transporter, translated to MATSSPASSSGAATPPEPPQDYSVMRILPLAAGAFAMGTATFVTSGVLPEIAEGLGVGTGAAGQAVTAYALAYAVLAPVLGALTGRMDRRAVLVGGLVLFTAGSAAGALAPSFGVLIASRAVAAAGAAVYTPNAAVMASVLSPPRFQGRAMAVVVGGMTAATALGVPLGTWLGTALGWRAALWMVALTALVALAGMALLPGGVRLPSAGLAERMRALGRPRLLAVTAQTLLVFWGSFTVFAYIAPVFAPVTGGGAVGAALLWVWGLASVAGNLAAGRASDARGPRTVMLVALPVLIALFLLVEPAAATLPGAFAWMLLYGGFGWLVAVPQQQRAIAVDPPAAPVLIGLNSSALYGGMSLGGITGGAALAWLEPAQLGYLGAALLAPALLLLLWAERRRG
- the pknB gene encoding Stk1 family PASTA domain-containing Ser/Thr kinase: MDFTTADPLIGATLDRRYSVESRVASGGMATVYLAHDLRLDRPVALKVMHPSLATDPDFVRRFINEAHSAARLSHPNVVQVFDQGQDQGHVFLAMEYVPGRTLRDMLNAMGRLGVREALQVMAAVLGALGAAHQAGLVHRDVKPENVLLTDDGGVKVADFGLARAVESSGQGLTKTGTLMGTAAYLAPEQIERGVSDARSDVYAAGVMFYELLTGSQPHTGDSTIAVAYQHVNEDVPRPSRVVPGIPPEVDRLVTRATERDPRYRPGDANQFLSAVLQVSGGAPDSGPNASPAFAAAPTDPAVQRPEPAAENRTVVVDLPPVLDPEDDAEDGYPEAGEPWWRNRLMLAVGAGVLAVVLLCTGWWVFFGRYAEVPELVGAERDEAARLLAEEDLGLRVSEKEVYSDEAAIGEVAEVSPDVGESILPGGTVTVALSKGPRSVELPEVVGEPVENARKALEDEGFSNVEVEETDSREAEPGTVLSCDPEPGEEADREGTVTLTVSAGIPVPDVTGEKAGDAREQLESAGITVEVVREFSDDVEKNTVISQDPEEGAQVGPGDTVTITVSDGKEEFDVPDVTGKTVEEAEKELKDLGLKVKVTVILGGDRVTDYKPKGKVRKGDEVELIVTPFARGGGGGQGNGRGNRDD